The Parafrankia irregularis genome window below encodes:
- a CDS encoding right-handed parallel beta-helix repeat-containing protein, with amino-acid sequence MRRLRVGPRHVTDGVDPAADGGAGTDHDPVTGDGNRGAGRADGTRDAAVARVGPGAFTTVTAALHAVTAGGTVSIAPGRYPERLVLDRPVRLVAERGPGTVWLSGPGPVVVSAAAVTMTGVGLIVVAAQPDTAALFVGSGDVDLTDCDIAGGRVEIAGGGARLRACRLAGADLAGMHVLGDSRVHLDGCVVEGVAGTGLVVGGTATLELVSTRVSRVSGSGLRARDGATLLARDCEINRAGRSGLLVEGGATATLTGCQFLYPGAEGVRLLGSSPLATAPAPTPAPAGADATDSDDADGTDHAGDAGGGVRLVECEVAHAGADGLLVEGAAQVALTRCRIRRPTQAGAVVTGTAVLRLVECDVDTAGTSGVVARDGGALDGESLTVRGSGANGVFASDAARAALRDLTVEESGYSNVHLGGDAHGELTGARLRGTREHGLHLAGAAVARLTAVAVRGSVMSGVHAEGTATLVATGCELDDNATGLTVATGTTVTCTDCRITGGSGAGVQIGVDTEATLRACRVERTGTAGVVLAGRARTLIEDCRIEDTGGSGLVVWTGAAPDVRSTRLRRPGKNGLFIGDGGAGTFERCEIAGSAFPAVHIGAGARPRLIGCRIADCETDLSLAEGAEPHFERCETDGVRQSHLPGTGRSGPGATAATAIGAATALGGGTAGRAGVGAGGDGAGSGSEAAETLEDLLAELTGLVGLDRVKQDVGAQVKLMQTVRRRQEAGLPAPPLSRHLVFAGNPGTGKTTVARLYGRLLATLGILEHGHLVETDRSDMVGEYVGHTAPKTQAVFRRALGGVLFIDEAYSLVPHGLGNDFGQEAIATLVKLMEDHRDRIVVIVAGYPAEMGRFVASNPGLASRFSRTLTFEDYSSAELTRIVASQCRQHEYQLPEPTVAALDTYFEALPRNRGFGNGRLARQVFQRMTENQAQRVAELATPTTEDLLRLDPVDLPSDGTET; translated from the coding sequence ATGCGCAGGTTGCGGGTCGGGCCGAGGCACGTCACCGACGGCGTCGATCCCGCCGCGGATGGCGGCGCCGGGACGGACCACGATCCGGTCACCGGCGATGGGAACCGCGGCGCCGGCCGTGCCGACGGCACCCGCGATGCCGCGGTGGCGCGGGTCGGACCGGGAGCGTTCACGACTGTCACCGCCGCCCTGCACGCGGTGACGGCCGGCGGCACGGTATCGATCGCCCCCGGCCGTTATCCCGAGCGGCTCGTCCTCGACCGGCCGGTGCGGCTGGTCGCCGAGCGGGGGCCGGGGACGGTGTGGCTGAGCGGGCCGGGCCCGGTGGTCGTGAGCGCGGCGGCCGTCACCATGACCGGTGTCGGGCTGATCGTCGTCGCCGCTCAGCCCGACACCGCCGCACTGTTCGTCGGTTCCGGTGACGTCGATCTTACCGACTGCGACATCGCCGGTGGGCGGGTGGAGATCGCCGGCGGCGGGGCCCGGCTGCGGGCCTGCCGGCTCGCCGGCGCCGACCTGGCCGGGATGCACGTGCTGGGTGACTCGCGCGTGCACCTCGACGGCTGCGTCGTCGAGGGCGTCGCCGGGACGGGCCTGGTGGTCGGCGGCACGGCCACCCTGGAGCTCGTCAGCACCCGGGTCAGCCGGGTGAGCGGCTCCGGGCTGCGGGCCAGGGACGGCGCGACGCTGCTGGCGCGGGACTGCGAGATCAACCGTGCCGGGCGCAGCGGACTGCTCGTCGAGGGAGGCGCCACCGCGACGCTGACAGGTTGCCAGTTCCTGTACCCGGGTGCGGAGGGGGTGCGCCTGCTGGGCTCGTCCCCGCTGGCCACCGCACCCGCGCCCACGCCCGCGCCCGCCGGTGCCGACGCCACCGACTCGGACGATGCCGACGGCACCGATCACGCGGGCGACGCGGGCGGCGGTGTGCGTCTCGTCGAATGCGAGGTCGCCCACGCAGGCGCGGACGGGCTGCTCGTCGAGGGCGCGGCCCAGGTCGCGCTCACCCGGTGCCGGATCCGCCGCCCCACCCAGGCGGGCGCGGTCGTCACCGGCACCGCGGTCCTGCGCCTGGTGGAATGTGACGTCGACACCGCCGGAACCAGCGGGGTGGTCGCCCGTGACGGCGGGGCCCTGGACGGCGAGAGCCTCACGGTGCGCGGCAGCGGCGCGAACGGAGTCTTCGCCAGCGACGCGGCCCGGGCGGCGCTGCGGGACCTGACCGTCGAGGAAAGCGGCTACAGCAACGTCCATCTCGGCGGCGACGCCCACGGTGAGCTGACCGGTGCCCGGCTGCGGGGTACGCGCGAGCACGGCCTGCACCTGGCGGGCGCCGCGGTCGCCCGACTGACCGCGGTCGCTGTCCGGGGCAGTGTCATGTCCGGCGTCCACGCCGAGGGCACGGCGACGCTGGTGGCCACCGGCTGCGAGCTGGACGACAACGCCACCGGGCTCACCGTGGCCACCGGCACGACGGTCACCTGTACGGACTGCCGGATCACCGGCGGGTCCGGAGCGGGCGTGCAGATCGGCGTCGACACCGAGGCCACGTTGCGTGCCTGCCGGGTCGAGCGGACCGGCACGGCCGGCGTGGTGCTGGCTGGCCGTGCCCGCACTCTGATCGAGGACTGCCGGATCGAGGACACCGGCGGTTCAGGCCTGGTCGTCTGGACCGGCGCGGCTCCCGACGTCCGGTCGACCCGGCTGCGCCGCCCGGGCAAGAACGGTCTGTTCATCGGCGACGGTGGAGCGGGCACGTTCGAGCGGTGCGAGATCGCCGGCTCCGCCTTCCCCGCGGTGCACATCGGCGCCGGCGCCCGGCCCAGGCTCATCGGCTGCCGGATCGCGGACTGCGAGACGGACCTGAGCCTGGCCGAGGGTGCCGAGCCGCACTTCGAGCGCTGCGAGACCGACGGCGTGCGCCAGTCGCACCTGCCCGGCACGGGCCGCTCCGGCCCCGGCGCCACCGCGGCGACCGCCATCGGCGCCGCCACCGCGCTCGGCGGGGGAACTGCCGGTCGCGCCGGCGTCGGCGCCGGCGGGGACGGCGCCGGGTCCGGGTCGGAAGCGGCCGAGACCCTGGAGGACCTGCTGGCCGAGCTCACCGGGCTGGTCGGCCTGGACCGGGTCAAGCAGGACGTCGGCGCGCAGGTCAAGCTCATGCAGACGGTCCGGCGCCGGCAGGAGGCCGGCCTGCCGGCGCCGCCGCTGAGCCGGCACCTGGTGTTCGCGGGTAATCCGGGGACCGGGAAGACGACGGTGGCACGGCTCTACGGCCGGTTGCTCGCCACGCTCGGCATCCTCGAGCACGGCCACCTGGTCGAGACCGACCGGTCGGACATGGTGGGCGAGTACGTCGGCCATACCGCGCCGAAGACGCAGGCGGTCTTCCGGCGGGCGCTGGGCGGTGTGCTGTTCATCGACGAGGCCTACTCCCTCGTCCCGCACGGGCTGGGGAACGACTTCGGCCAGGAGGCCATCGCCACCCTGGTCAAGCTGATGGAGGACCACCGTGACCGGATCGTGGTCATCGTGGCCGGCTATCCGGCGGAGATGGGCCGGTTCGTGGCCTCGAATCCGGGGCTGGCCTCGCGGTTCTCCCGCACCCTCACCTTCGAGGACTACAGCTCGGCGGAGCTCACCCGGATCGTCGCCAGCCAGTGCCGCCAGCACGAGTACCAGCTCCCCGAGCCGACCGTCGCGGCCCTGGACACCTATTTCGAGGCGCTCCCCCGCAACCGCGGCTTCGGTAACGGCCGGCTCGCCCGCCAGGTTTTCCAGCGGATGACGGAGAACCAGGCTCAGCGCGTCGCGGAGCTCGCCACGCCGACGACGGAGGATCTGCTGCGGTTGGATCCCGTGGATCTGCCGAGCGATGGCACGGAGACCTGA
- a CDS encoding ABC transporter permease, which translates to MTDTIQTPARPAADAPTAPEQQLPTAPAPAPAPAPAAAAAAAAAAAAAAAEDVAVVPRRRRVLLHGRGLFGLLLVGGILLLGLFAPLLTPYGPTEQIPGANLLPASGRHPFGTDEVNRDVLTRALYGIRVDVLVVFVAVPLGALLGTAAGTLAALIRPADVAVQRVFDVILAFPPIILAIGVTAILGAGITPIFVVVVAVEIPYFGRLLRSSILTLRELPFVEAAEAIGASRWWILRRHILPNSAEPLFVQLALSMSIAVFLESAMSFLGIGVRPPEPSLGTIIADAVSDLDTTPMQAVGPLLLVTGFVLGFQLIAQAVGARRRI; encoded by the coding sequence GTGACCGACACGATCCAGACGCCCGCCAGGCCCGCGGCGGATGCGCCCACGGCCCCCGAGCAGCAACTCCCGACTGCACCGGCACCGGCACCCGCGCCCGCGCCCGCTGCGGCAGCGGCAGCGGCAGCGGCAGCCGCAGCCGCAGCCGCAGAGGACGTGGCGGTCGTCCCTCGCCGCCGACGGGTTCTCCTGCACGGGCGCGGCCTGTTCGGTCTGCTGCTGGTGGGCGGCATCCTGCTGCTCGGCCTGTTCGCCCCGCTCCTGACCCCCTACGGCCCGACCGAGCAGATCCCCGGCGCGAACCTCCTCCCAGCCAGCGGCAGGCACCCGTTCGGGACGGACGAGGTCAACCGGGACGTGCTGACCCGTGCCCTCTACGGCATCCGAGTGGACGTCCTGGTGGTGTTCGTCGCCGTTCCGCTCGGTGCGCTGCTCGGCACGGCCGCGGGCACGCTCGCGGCGCTGATCCGGCCGGCGGACGTCGCCGTGCAGCGCGTCTTCGACGTGATCCTGGCGTTCCCCCCGATCATTCTGGCAATCGGGGTGACCGCCATCCTGGGCGCCGGCATCACGCCGATCTTCGTGGTCGTCGTGGCCGTCGAGATCCCGTACTTCGGGCGGCTGCTGCGCTCGTCCATCCTGACGCTGCGGGAACTGCCGTTCGTGGAGGCCGCGGAGGCCATCGGCGCCTCGCGGTGGTGGATTCTGCGCAGGCACATCCTGCCGAACTCGGCCGAGCCGCTGTTCGTCCAGCTCGCGCTGTCGATGTCGATCGCGGTGTTCCTGGAGAGCGCGATGAGCTTCCTCGGGATCGGTGTGCGCCCGCCGGAGCCGTCCCTGGGCACCATCATCGCCGACGCCGTGTCTGACCTGGACACAACGCCCATGCAGGCGGTCGGACCGCTGCTGCTGGTCACCGGCTTCGTCCTCGGCTTCCAGCTGATCGCCCAGGCGGTCGGCGCCCGCAGGCGCATCTGA
- a CDS encoding WXG100 family type VII secretion target — MAEIQVDYGQVNTVASRLTTEGGEIKTTLTRLQGQVTELLTGSGGLWLQQSSPVMSAQYTEFNASLTTAIENIGKFAESFNLIAQNLQNMDTELSKPPPASTGG, encoded by the coding sequence ATGGCGGAGATCCAGGTCGACTACGGCCAGGTCAACACGGTCGCCAGCCGACTCACCACCGAGGGCGGCGAGATCAAGACGACGCTCACCCGGCTGCAGGGGCAGGTGACCGAGCTGCTCACCGGCAGCGGTGGGTTGTGGCTGCAGCAGTCCAGCCCGGTGATGAGCGCCCAGTACACCGAGTTCAACGCCTCACTCACCACCGCGATCGAGAACATCGGCAAGTTCGCCGAGAGCTTCAACCTGATCGCGCAGAACCTGCAGAACATGGACACGGAGCTGTCCAAGCCCCCGCCCGCCTCGACCGGCGGCTGA
- a CDS encoding dipeptide ABC transporter ATP-binding protein — protein MATPVLSVRELIVEFPAAVVHPRAVDNVSFEVAPGEIVALVGESGSGKTLTAKAVLGLLPDTARATGSIDLAGQQVLGLDEKALRSVRGRRAAMVFQEPSTALNPVETVGWQIGEALRAHRKVKRADARRRAVELLELVGIAEPQKRVGYYPHQLSGGQKQRVVIALALANEPDLIIADEPTTALDVTVQAEILSLLHDLRDRLGRAVLIITHNMGVVADLADRVVVLRSGRVVETSPVLELFARPRADYTRELLAAVPRVPTTSDVDAEASGDDDSARSRPAKPGAAVKPCGSAEPRGAVRSCGSAEPRGIVKSPASAEPAGLAEASGAVRPVVDFRDVVVEYPGRLGRPAFTAVDGVTLSLAPGEVLGLVGESGSGKTTLGRVVVGLLRPKAGRAEVLGADLGKLSAGALREVRARIGLVFQDPATTLDPRRTVGDAVGEPLEVHGRARGREARAQVAALLESVQLPTSYADRRPAELSGGQRQRAGLARALALDPQLLVADEPTSALDVSVQAAVLRLFRDLQEQYGFACLFISHDLAVVDEVADRVAVLRHGRVVEVGPAADVLRRPSADYTRRLVDAIPVPDPAVQRARRVLAG, from the coding sequence GTGGCCACACCGGTTCTGAGCGTCCGGGAACTCATCGTCGAGTTCCCCGCCGCCGTCGTCCACCCGCGCGCGGTCGACAACGTGTCCTTCGAGGTCGCGCCCGGGGAGATCGTCGCCCTGGTCGGCGAGTCCGGCTCGGGCAAGACACTGACGGCGAAGGCGGTGCTCGGCCTGCTCCCCGACACGGCCCGGGCCACCGGCAGCATCGATCTGGCCGGCCAGCAGGTGCTCGGCCTCGACGAGAAGGCACTGCGTTCGGTGCGTGGCCGCCGGGCCGCGATGGTCTTCCAGGAGCCCTCGACCGCGCTCAACCCGGTCGAGACCGTCGGCTGGCAGATCGGCGAGGCGCTGCGCGCGCACCGGAAGGTGAAACGTGCCGACGCCCGGCGCCGCGCGGTGGAACTGCTGGAGCTCGTCGGCATTGCGGAGCCCCAGAAGCGGGTGGGCTACTACCCGCACCAGCTCTCGGGCGGCCAGAAGCAGCGGGTCGTGATCGCGCTCGCACTGGCCAACGAACCGGATCTGATCATCGCAGACGAGCCGACCACGGCGCTCGACGTCACCGTGCAGGCCGAGATCCTCAGCCTGCTGCACGATCTGCGTGACCGCCTCGGCCGGGCCGTTCTGATCATCACCCACAACATGGGCGTCGTCGCGGACCTCGCCGACCGGGTGGTCGTGCTGCGCTCCGGGCGGGTTGTCGAGACGAGCCCTGTCCTCGAGCTGTTCGCCCGGCCGCGGGCGGACTACACCCGCGAGCTGCTCGCGGCCGTCCCCCGCGTCCCCACGACCTCGGACGTGGACGCAGAGGCGTCCGGGGATGACGATTCGGCGCGGTCGCGGCCCGCGAAGCCGGGGGCCGCGGTGAAGCCGTGCGGTTCCGCGGAACCGCGGGGTGCGGTGAGGTCGTGCGGTTCCGCGGAACCGCGGGGCATCGTGAAATCGCCGGCCTCCGCGGAGCCCGCCGGTCTCGCGGAGGCGTCGGGTGCCGTGCGGCCGGTGGTGGACTTCCGTGACGTCGTCGTCGAATACCCCGGGCGGCTGGGACGTCCGGCGTTCACCGCGGTCGACGGGGTCACGCTCTCCCTCGCGCCGGGCGAGGTGCTCGGCCTGGTCGGCGAGTCCGGCTCCGGCAAGACGACGCTCGGGCGCGTGGTTGTCGGCCTGCTCCGGCCGAAGGCGGGGCGGGCGGAGGTGCTCGGCGCCGACCTCGGGAAGCTGTCGGCGGGTGCGCTGCGTGAGGTGCGCGCGCGGATCGGGCTGGTGTTCCAGGACCCGGCGACCACCCTCGACCCGAGGCGCACCGTCGGCGACGCCGTCGGTGAGCCTCTGGAGGTGCACGGCCGGGCCCGTGGCCGGGAGGCCCGCGCACAGGTGGCCGCGCTGCTGGAATCGGTGCAGCTGCCGACGTCCTACGCCGACCGGCGTCCGGCCGAACTCTCCGGCGGGCAGCGCCAGCGGGCCGGGCTCGCCCGCGCGCTCGCGCTGGACCCGCAGCTGCTCGTCGCCGACGAGCCGACGAGCGCCCTCGACGTCTCGGTGCAGGCCGCCGTGCTGCGACTGTTCCGCGACCTGCAGGAGCAGTACGGCTTCGCCTGCCTTTTCATCAGCCACGACCTGGCGGTGGTCGATGAGGTCGCCGACCGTGTCGCGGTGCTCCGGCACGGCCGGGTGGTCGAGGTCGGCCCGGCGGCCGACGTCCTGCGCCGGCCGAGCGCCGACTACACCCGTCGACTGGTCGACGCGATCCCCGTGCCCGATCCGGCCGTTCAGCGCGCGCGGCGGGTCCTCGCCGGCTGA
- a CDS encoding ABC transporter permease, which translates to MLRYLVRRLPSAVLVLFLASVLIFAIIRLIPGDPATSLAGSDASPEAVAAIRHDLGLDQSVPSQYLSWIGNVLTFDFGQSYSVGGEITSLVADGFGNTVILTLSALLLAILIAIVVGPVWATTRNRWLESAITVVNTISVALPTFVSGVLLVLLFTVIFPVLPSAGVPPDGMFARLDITLQYLVLPALCLALPVSAVLSRFLAETLRTQLRQPYILTATALGVPRRRLLLRYAMRNALPTTVTVIGLQAGSLLGGAVLVEAIFAWPGIGQLIEQAIGRRDYPVVQVLLLLSVFVFVVIQLLTDLVHALLDPRVRIGGAQ; encoded by the coding sequence TTGTTGCGTTATCTCGTCCGGCGCCTGCCTTCGGCGGTGCTCGTGCTCTTCCTGGCGTCGGTGCTGATATTCGCGATCATCCGGCTGATACCGGGGGATCCCGCGACCAGCCTCGCGGGATCCGACGCGAGCCCCGAGGCCGTCGCCGCCATCCGGCACGACCTCGGCCTCGACCAGTCGGTGCCGTCCCAGTACCTGAGCTGGATCGGAAACGTGCTGACCTTCGATTTCGGCCAGTCCTACAGCGTCGGCGGCGAGATCACCTCGCTCGTCGCCGACGGCTTCGGTAACACCGTGATCCTCACGCTCAGCGCGCTGCTGCTGGCGATTCTCATCGCGATCGTCGTGGGGCCGGTCTGGGCGACCACACGAAACCGCTGGCTGGAAAGCGCGATCACGGTCGTGAACACGATCTCGGTGGCACTGCCGACATTCGTCAGCGGTGTTCTGCTGGTGCTGCTGTTCACCGTGATCTTCCCGGTCCTGCCCAGCGCGGGCGTTCCGCCGGACGGGATGTTCGCGCGCCTGGACATCACGTTGCAGTACCTGGTGCTGCCCGCGCTCTGCCTGGCACTGCCCGTGTCGGCGGTGCTGTCCCGTTTCCTCGCCGAGACGCTGCGGACGCAGCTGCGCCAGCCGTACATCCTCACCGCCACCGCGTTGGGCGTCCCGCGCCGGCGCCTGCTGCTGCGGTACGCGATGCGCAACGCGCTGCCGACCACCGTGACCGTGATCGGCCTGCAGGCCGGCAGCCTGCTCGGCGGCGCCGTGCTCGTCGAGGCGATCTTCGCCTGGCCGGGGATCGGCCAGCTCATCGAACAGGCGATCGGCCGCCGCGACTACCCGGTCGTCCAGGTGCTTCTGCTGCTGTCGGTCTTCGTCTTCGTGGTCATCCAGTTGCTGACCGACCTCGTCCACGCCCTTCTCGACCCGCGCGTGCGCATCGGAGGTGCCCAGTGA
- a CDS encoding sigma-70 family RNA polymerase sigma factor — translation MASPSGGTASPGREPAARFVRTLFDENSADLLRYVRRISPEDPGRAEDLVQETFLRAWRHRDGLAAHGSARAWLFRVARNLAVDWHRRQAARLGESEALGEDSARMTDPLAEDSLEAVLLRTDLVEALRTLSVAHREALVHLHLFDRTQWETASLLDVPLGTVKSRHHTAVRALRRALDQRGIDGR, via the coding sequence ATGGCGAGCCCGTCGGGCGGCACGGCGTCACCCGGCCGGGAACCCGCGGCCCGGTTCGTCCGGACCCTCTTCGACGAGAACTCCGCGGACCTGCTCCGGTATGTCCGGCGGATCAGTCCGGAGGATCCCGGCCGGGCCGAGGACCTGGTCCAGGAGACGTTCCTGCGGGCGTGGCGGCACCGCGACGGACTCGCCGCACACGGCAGCGCCCGCGCCTGGCTGTTCCGGGTGGCACGCAACCTCGCCGTCGACTGGCACCGCCGCCAGGCCGCACGCCTCGGGGAGTCCGAGGCGCTCGGCGAGGACAGCGCCCGGATGACCGACCCGCTGGCGGAGGACAGCCTGGAGGCCGTGTTGCTGCGCACGGACCTGGTCGAGGCACTGCGGACGCTGTCCGTCGCGCACCGGGAGGCACTCGTCCACCTGCACCTGTTCGACCGCACCCAGTGGGAGACCGCCAGCCTGCTGGACGTCCCCCTCGGAACGGTCAAATCCCGCCACCACACGGCCGTGCGGGCGCTGCGCCGAGCACTCGACCAGCGCGGGATCGACGGCCGCTGA